A region of Halalkaliarchaeum desulfuricum DNA encodes the following proteins:
- a CDS encoding putative RNA uridine N3 methyltransferase — MDGIHILVPSSLVREAEDKREATRKLGTVARAAAVFGASRLVVFPDREGERRFGGEFVETVLRYAATPPELRKDLWGQRDALQYVGVLPPLRLPSEAGSDPNGSESSTQGIVTEVGPEGRVRVNCELQHPISLLVPSGMELEEGERVTIRIDSREPVRARITGKPEEGFQVVSTDLSEALARGPKPRIATSRHGRPTTISRLATLAPKLEDGFTVAFGSPGRGLPEILGISADEIPPEADSGVDSVVDGTVEPGRGFDLWSNTIPRQASEVVRTEEAMFATLAQLTLTE, encoded by the coding sequence ATGGACGGTATCCACATCCTGGTGCCGTCCTCGCTCGTTCGCGAAGCCGAGGACAAACGCGAGGCAACTCGCAAGCTCGGCACCGTCGCCCGCGCGGCGGCGGTGTTCGGGGCGAGCAGGCTGGTCGTCTTCCCGGACCGGGAAGGCGAACGCCGCTTCGGCGGCGAGTTCGTCGAAACCGTGCTGCGGTACGCCGCGACGCCCCCGGAACTCCGGAAGGATCTCTGGGGACAACGCGACGCGCTGCAGTACGTCGGCGTGCTCCCGCCGCTTCGGCTTCCGTCGGAGGCCGGCTCGGATCCGAACGGTTCCGAGTCGTCAACACAGGGAATCGTGACTGAGGTCGGACCTGAAGGTCGCGTTCGGGTCAATTGCGAACTGCAACACCCGATCTCGCTCCTCGTTCCATCCGGAATGGAACTCGAGGAGGGGGAGCGCGTCACCATCAGAATCGATTCGAGAGAACCGGTCCGTGCCCGGATCACCGGGAAGCCCGAGGAGGGCTTTCAGGTGGTCTCCACGGACCTGTCGGAAGCACTCGCCCGCGGACCGAAGCCGCGGATCGCCACCTCGAGACACGGTCGACCGACGACCATCTCGCGGCTGGCGACGCTCGCGCCGAAGCTGGAAGACGGGTTCACCGTCGCCTTCGGCTCGCCAGGGCGCGGGCTTCCGGAAATACTCGGGATCTCCGCCGACGAGATCCCTCCGGAGGCGGACTCCGGTGTGGATTCAGTCGTCGACGGGACAGTCGAACCCGGCCGTGGGTTCGACCTCTGGTCGAACACGATCCCACGACAGGCGAGCGAGGTCGTGCGAACGGAAGAAGCGATGTTCGCCACCCTCGCACAGCTCACACTCACGGAGTGA
- a CDS encoding 50S ribosomal protein L3, with the protein MPQSNRPRKGSLGFSPRKRAVSEVPRIRSWPDDDGSPGLQGFAGYKAGMTHVVMINDEANSPREGMEESVPVTVVETPPMRSVALRAYEETPYGKKPVTEVWANEFHEELDRTLDLPAEDTFDEDVEALRELLAAGSVDDLRMITHTVPSDLSNVPKKKPDVMETRVGGGSLEERTDFALELLEDGGVHAFTDVFREGEYLDASGVTKGKGTQGPVKRWGVQKRKGKHARQGWRRRIGNLGPWNPSRVRSTVPQQGQTGYHQRTELNKRLISVGEDGDATPDGGFVNYGEVDGPYALVKGSLPGPNKRLLRFRPAIRPNDQPRLDPEVRYVSTASNQG; encoded by the coding sequence ATGCCACAATCAAACAGACCACGCAAAGGCTCGCTGGGGTTCAGCCCGCGGAAGCGTGCGGTCTCGGAAGTGCCGCGCATCCGCTCGTGGCCCGACGACGACGGCTCTCCTGGCCTGCAGGGCTTCGCCGGCTACAAGGCCGGGATGACCCACGTCGTGATGATCAACGACGAGGCCAACTCCCCGCGAGAGGGGATGGAGGAGTCAGTGCCGGTGACGGTCGTCGAGACCCCACCGATGCGATCCGTCGCGTTGCGTGCCTACGAAGAGACGCCGTACGGAAAGAAGCCGGTGACCGAAGTCTGGGCGAACGAGTTCCACGAGGAACTCGACCGGACGCTCGATCTCCCGGCGGAAGACACGTTCGACGAGGACGTCGAGGCGCTGCGGGAGCTGCTCGCTGCAGGCAGCGTCGACGATCTGCGGATGATCACTCACACCGTACCCTCGGACCTCTCGAACGTCCCCAAGAAGAAGCCGGACGTCATGGAGACGCGCGTCGGCGGCGGCTCCCTCGAGGAGCGCACCGACTTCGCGCTCGAACTGCTCGAAGACGGCGGGGTACACGCCTTCACGGACGTGTTCCGCGAGGGAGAGTACCTCGACGCGTCCGGCGTCACGAAGGGGAAGGGAACGCAAGGCCCCGTCAAGCGGTGGGGCGTTCAAAAGCGGAAGGGCAAACACGCCCGCCAGGGATGGCGGCGCCGGATCGGCAACCTCGGTCCGTGGAACCCCTCCCGCGTGCGTTCGACCGTTCCCCAGCAAGGACAGACCGGTTACCACCAGCGCACAGAGCTGAACAAGCGGCTCATCTCCGTCGGCGAGGACGGCGACGCGACGCCCGACGGCGGCTTCGTCAACTACGGCGAGGTCGACGGGCCGTACGCGCTGGTGAAGGGCTCGCTGCCCGGACCGAACAAGCGGCTACTGCGGTTCCGCCCGGCCATCCGGCCGAACGACCAGCCGCGCCTCGACCCCGAGGTGCGGTACGTCTCGACCGCGTCGAATCAGGGGTGA